A genome region from Panthera uncia isolate 11264 chromosome A3 unlocalized genomic scaffold, Puncia_PCG_1.0 HiC_scaffold_11, whole genome shotgun sequence includes the following:
- the PPP3R1 gene encoding calcineurin subunit B type 1 isoform X1 has product MLKRLSHHVAPQTTHFLKVDADEIKRLGKRFKKLDLDNSGSLSVEEFMSLPELQQNPLVQRVIDIFDTDGNGEVDFKEFIEGVSQFSVKGDKEQKLRFAFRIYDMDKDGYISNGELFQVLKMMVGNNLKDTQLQQIVDKTIINADKDGDGRISFEEFCAVVGGLDIHKKMVVDV; this is encoded by the exons atgcttaagcgactgagccaccacgTCGCCCCCCAGacaacccattttttaaaag ttgATGCTGATGAAATTAAAAGGCTAGGAAAGAGATTTAAGAAGCTCGATTTGGACAATTCTGGTTCTTTGAGTGTGGAAGAGTTCATGTCTCTGCCTGAGTTACAACAGAATCCTTTAGTACAGCGAGTAATAGATATATTTGACACAGATGGGAATGGAGAAGTAGACTTTAAAG AATTCATTGAGGGAGTCTCTCAGTTCAGTGTCAAAGGAGATAAGGAACAGAAGTTGAGGT TTGCTTTCCGTATCTATGACATGGATAAAGATGGCTATATTTCCAACGGGGAACTCTTCCAGGTGCTGAAGATGATGGTGGGGAACAATCTGAAAGATACACAGTTACAGCAAATTGTAGACAAAACCATAATAAATGCAGATAAGGATGGAGATGGAAGAATATCCTTTGAAGAATTCTGTGCT GTTGTAGGTGGCCTAGATATCCACAAAAAGATGGTGGTAGATGTGTGA
- the PPP3R1 gene encoding calcineurin subunit B type 1 isoform X3: MCSHFDADEIKRLGKRFKKLDLDNSGSLSVEEFMSLPELQQNPLVQRVIDIFDTDGNGEVDFKEFIEGVSQFSVKGDKEQKLRFAFRIYDMDKDGYISNGELFQVLKMMVGNNLKDTQLQQIVDKTIINADKDGDGRISFEEFCAVVGGLDIHKKMVVDV, translated from the exons ttgATGCTGATGAAATTAAAAGGCTAGGAAAGAGATTTAAGAAGCTCGATTTGGACAATTCTGGTTCTTTGAGTGTGGAAGAGTTCATGTCTCTGCCTGAGTTACAACAGAATCCTTTAGTACAGCGAGTAATAGATATATTTGACACAGATGGGAATGGAGAAGTAGACTTTAAAG AATTCATTGAGGGAGTCTCTCAGTTCAGTGTCAAAGGAGATAAGGAACAGAAGTTGAGGT TTGCTTTCCGTATCTATGACATGGATAAAGATGGCTATATTTCCAACGGGGAACTCTTCCAGGTGCTGAAGATGATGGTGGGGAACAATCTGAAAGATACACAGTTACAGCAAATTGTAGACAAAACCATAATAAATGCAGATAAGGATGGAGATGGAAGAATATCCTTTGAAGAATTCTGTGCT GTTGTAGGTGGCCTAGATATCCACAAAAAGATGGTGGTAGATGTGTGA
- the PPP3R1 gene encoding calcineurin subunit B type 1 isoform X2 — protein sequence MGNEASYPLEMCSHFDADEIKRLGKRFKKLDLDNSGSLSVEEFMSLPELQQNPLVQRVIDIFDTDGNGEVDFKEFIEGVSQFSVKGDKEQKLRFAFRIYDMDKDGYISNGELFQVLKMMVGNNLKDTQLQQIVDKTIINADKDGDGRISFEEFCAVVGGLDIHKKMVVDV from the exons ttgATGCTGATGAAATTAAAAGGCTAGGAAAGAGATTTAAGAAGCTCGATTTGGACAATTCTGGTTCTTTGAGTGTGGAAGAGTTCATGTCTCTGCCTGAGTTACAACAGAATCCTTTAGTACAGCGAGTAATAGATATATTTGACACAGATGGGAATGGAGAAGTAGACTTTAAAG AATTCATTGAGGGAGTCTCTCAGTTCAGTGTCAAAGGAGATAAGGAACAGAAGTTGAGGT TTGCTTTCCGTATCTATGACATGGATAAAGATGGCTATATTTCCAACGGGGAACTCTTCCAGGTGCTGAAGATGATGGTGGGGAACAATCTGAAAGATACACAGTTACAGCAAATTGTAGACAAAACCATAATAAATGCAGATAAGGATGGAGATGGAAGAATATCCTTTGAAGAATTCTGTGCT GTTGTAGGTGGCCTAGATATCCACAAAAAGATGGTGGTAGATGTGTGA